The proteins below come from a single Natrinema sp. SYSU A 869 genomic window:
- a CDS encoding UPF0058 family protein, translating to MRHDEWMNLHALLREIRTYIEHRGDASPDAFAAYDYQDTRPMHLHRQKTEHKRAARLLLWGIVQSIETESNFAVAHR from the coding sequence ATGCGCCACGATGAATGGATGAATCTCCACGCGTTGCTACGGGAGATTCGGACGTATATAGAGCACCGAGGGGACGCCTCCCCTGACGCGTTCGCCGCGTATGACTATCAAGACACTCGACCGATGCATCTCCACCGGCAGAAAACCGAGCATAAGCGGGCGGCTCGCCTCCTCCTCTGGGGGATCGTCCAGTCAATCGAGACAGAGAGCAACTTCGCCGTGGCCCACCGTTGA